From Pseudomonas alcaligenes, a single genomic window includes:
- the ubiB gene encoding ubiquinone biosynthesis regulatory protein kinase UbiB: MKLLATRRLLRILRVVIRYRLDDLLLTLPLPTWMRALRLLLPWRWLPRKPLQYSRGEAMRLALEDLGPIFIKFGQLLSTRRDLLPADVADELARLQDQVPPFDPEHAVARIEQQLGAKVADVFARFDVAPLASASVAQVHAAQLKSGEEVVVKVIRPNLRPIIRSDLAWLFLAARIAEKASADARRLRPVEVVSDYEKTIYDELDLLREAANASQLRRNFEGSELLYVPQVYWDWCRPKVLVMERIYGVPVTDMAVLADQRTNMKLLAERGVEIFFTQVFRDSFFHADMHPGNIFVATRTPWSPQYIAIDCGIVGSLTAEDQDYLARNLLAFFKRDYRKVAQLHIDSGWVPAETRVNDFEAAIRTVCEPIFEKPLKDISFGQILLRLFQTARRFNMEVQPQLVLLQKTLLNIEGLGRQLYPDLDLWSTAQPFLERWMRERVSPLQLLRNLQQQAEQVPHLSQMARDTLERLNQPQTVAPQPAQASSQGWPLRLLGAALLAGGVSQGLVLSPLAWSAWLSLGAGLLLILRR; this comes from the coding sequence ATGAAGCTGCTCGCCACCCGCCGCCTGCTGCGCATCCTGCGCGTGGTCATCCGCTACCGCCTGGACGACCTGCTGCTGACCCTGCCCCTGCCGACCTGGATGCGCGCCCTGCGCCTGCTCCTGCCGTGGCGCTGGCTGCCGCGCAAACCCCTGCAGTACAGCCGTGGCGAGGCCATGCGCCTGGCCCTGGAAGACCTCGGGCCGATCTTCATCAAGTTCGGCCAGCTGCTCTCGACCCGCCGCGACCTGCTGCCGGCGGATGTCGCCGACGAACTGGCGCGCCTGCAGGATCAGGTGCCGCCGTTCGACCCGGAACACGCCGTGGCGCGCATCGAGCAGCAGCTCGGGGCCAAGGTGGCCGATGTCTTCGCCCGCTTCGATGTGGCACCGCTGGCCTCGGCCTCGGTGGCGCAAGTCCATGCGGCACAGCTGAAGAGCGGCGAGGAAGTGGTGGTCAAGGTGATCCGCCCCAACCTGCGGCCGATCATCCGCTCCGACCTGGCCTGGCTGTTCCTCGCCGCACGCATCGCCGAGAAGGCCTCGGCCGATGCCCGCCGCCTGCGCCCGGTGGAAGTGGTCAGCGACTACGAGAAGACCATCTACGACGAGCTCGACCTGCTGCGCGAGGCGGCCAACGCCAGCCAGCTGCGGCGCAACTTCGAAGGCTCCGAGCTGCTCTACGTGCCGCAGGTGTACTGGGACTGGTGCCGCCCCAAGGTGCTGGTAATGGAGCGTATCTACGGCGTACCGGTGACCGACATGGCGGTGCTCGCCGACCAGCGCACCAACATGAAACTGCTGGCCGAGCGCGGCGTGGAGATCTTCTTCACCCAGGTGTTCCGCGACAGTTTCTTCCACGCCGACATGCACCCCGGCAACATCTTCGTCGCCACCCGCACGCCGTGGAGCCCACAGTACATTGCCATCGACTGCGGCATCGTCGGCAGCCTCACTGCCGAGGATCAGGACTACCTGGCGCGCAACCTGCTGGCCTTCTTCAAGCGCGATTACCGCAAGGTGGCGCAGCTGCACATCGACTCCGGCTGGGTGCCGGCCGAGACCCGGGTCAACGACTTCGAGGCAGCGATCCGCACCGTCTGCGAACCGATCTTCGAGAAGCCGCTGAAGGATATTTCCTTCGGCCAGATTCTCCTGCGCCTGTTCCAGACCGCACGGCGCTTCAATATGGAAGTGCAGCCGCAGCTGGTACTGCTGCAGAAGACCCTGCTCAACATCGAAGGCCTGGGCCGCCAGCTGTACCCGGATCTGGATCTGTGGAGCACCGCGCAGCCGTTCCTCGAGCGCTGGATGCGCGAGCGGGTCAGCCCGCTGCAGCTGCTGCGCAACCTGCAGCAGCAGGCCGAGCAGGTGCCACATCTGTCGCAGATGGCCCGCGACACCCTGGAGCGTCTCAACCAGCCGCAGACCGTGGCCCCGCAGCCCGCACAGGCAAGCAGCCAGGGCTGGCCATTGCGTCTGCTCGGCGCCGCGCTGCTGGCCGGGGGGGTCAGCCAGGGCCTGGTGCTCAGCCCACTGGCCTGGAGTGCCTGGCTCAGCCTGGGTGCCGGCCTGCTGCTGATCCTGCGCCGATAG
- a CDS encoding SCP2 domain-containing protein, which produces MLLTGLLAGVEHGLNRVLAMDSTALPRLARLDGTLIEVDCRSPALRLFIRPGAHGLQLAAQAAGADCCLRAPAASLLRLALAKDKTAVLHQPEVELDGDSAVLLELAAILQDLELDWEYELARWLGPVGSQLLGSHLRSRVQWAGDSLDSLRLTLADYLSEESRSLVGEREAQARFNELDQLKLALDRLDARIDRLARKAHTTP; this is translated from the coding sequence ATGCTGCTGACCGGGCTGCTGGCCGGCGTCGAGCACGGCCTCAATCGTGTGCTGGCGATGGACAGCACGGCGCTGCCGCGCCTGGCCCGGCTCGACGGCACGCTGATCGAAGTCGACTGCCGCAGTCCGGCCCTGCGCCTGTTCATCCGCCCGGGGGCGCACGGCCTGCAGCTGGCGGCCCAGGCTGCAGGCGCCGACTGCTGCCTGCGTGCCCCGGCCGCCAGCCTGCTGCGCCTGGCCCTGGCCAAGGACAAGACCGCCGTGCTGCACCAGCCCGAGGTCGAGCTGGATGGCGACAGCGCCGTGCTGCTGGAGCTGGCAGCCATCCTCCAGGATCTCGAACTGGACTGGGAATACGAGCTGGCGCGCTGGCTCGGCCCGGTCGGCAGCCAGCTGCTCGGCAGCCATCTGCGCAGCCGCGTGCAGTGGGCCGGCGACAGCCTCGACAGCCTGCGCCTGACCCTTGCCGACTACCTCAGCGAGGAGTCGCGCAGCCTGGTCGGCGAGCGCGAGGCCCAGGCCCGTTTCAACGAACTCGACCAGCTCAAGCTGGCCCTCGACCGCCTCGATGCCCGCATCGACCGTCTTGCCCGTAAGGCTCACACCACTCCATGA
- the ubiE gene encoding bifunctional demethylmenaquinone methyltransferase/2-methoxy-6-polyprenyl-1,4-benzoquinol methylase UbiE: MNDPRKAPTQDEPLEKTTHFGYQDVPESQKAEKVAEVFHSVAAKYDLMNDVLSGGLHRLWKRFTIELSGVRPGNRVLDIAGGTGDLTRKFSSLVGPQGEVVLADINDSMLKVGRDRLLDKGVAGNVLFVQADAEALPFPDNHFDVVTIAFGLRNVTRKENALRSMLRVLKPGGRLLVLEFSKPGNKLLAKAYDTYSFAFMPLAGKLISNDADSYRYLAESIRMHPDQDTLKAMMVDAGFERVTYHNMTGGIVALHRGIKP, encoded by the coding sequence ATGAACGATCCGCGCAAGGCTCCAACCCAGGACGAGCCCCTCGAGAAGACCACGCACTTCGGCTACCAGGACGTACCGGAAAGCCAGAAGGCCGAGAAGGTCGCCGAGGTGTTCCACTCGGTAGCCGCCAAGTACGACCTGATGAACGATGTGCTGTCCGGCGGCCTGCATCGCCTGTGGAAGCGCTTCACCATCGAGCTGTCCGGCGTGCGCCCGGGCAATCGCGTGCTGGATATTGCCGGCGGCACCGGCGACCTCACCCGCAAGTTCTCCAGCCTGGTCGGCCCGCAGGGCGAAGTCGTCCTCGCCGATATCAACGACTCGATGCTCAAGGTCGGCCGTGATCGCCTGCTGGACAAGGGCGTGGCCGGCAACGTGCTGTTCGTCCAGGCCGACGCCGAGGCGCTGCCGTTCCCCGACAACCACTTCGACGTGGTCACCATCGCCTTCGGCCTGCGCAACGTGACGCGCAAGGAAAACGCCCTGCGCTCCATGCTGCGCGTGCTCAAGCCAGGTGGCCGCCTGCTGGTGCTGGAGTTCTCCAAGCCGGGCAACAAGCTGCTGGCCAAGGCCTACGACACCTACTCCTTCGCCTTCATGCCGCTGGCCGGCAAGCTGATCAGCAACGACGCCGACAGCTACCGCTACCTGGCCGAGTCGATCCGCATGCACCCGGATCAGGACACCCTCAAGGCGATGATGGTCGACGCCGGCTTCGAGCGCGTGACCTACCACAACATGACCGGCGGCATCGTCGCCCTGCACCGCGGCATCAAGCCATAG
- a CDS encoding polyhydroxyalkanoic acid system family protein, with amino-acid sequence MTRITVERAHSLGRAAAREKAEALAERLAREYDVKYRWSGDVLEFKRSGADGSIEVSDAHVRVSLKLGLLLSALGGTIKREIEETLDKHLQA; translated from the coding sequence ATGACCCGTATCACCGTTGAACGCGCACATTCCCTCGGCCGTGCGGCCGCCCGCGAAAAGGCCGAGGCCCTGGCCGAGCGCCTGGCGCGCGAATACGACGTGAAGTACCGCTGGAGCGGCGACGTGCTGGAGTTCAAGCGCAGCGGCGCCGATGGCAGCATCGAGGTGAGCGACGCTCACGTGCGGGTCAGCCTCAAGCTGGGCCTGCTGCTCTCGGCCCTGGGCGGTACCATCAAGCGCGAGATCGAAGAGACCCTGGACAAGCACCTGCAGGCCTGA
- a CDS encoding phasin family protein: MATKTAVKKKVEAVVESKATVLTDVKAYARKVWLAGLGAYAKAGQEGLDYFKELVKAGEGVEKEGKKLVSKQVEAANSQIETQVASVKSSVKSSVSEVKGKVEVQFDKIEKAFDGRVAAGLNRLGIPSKQDVEALSAKLDELNALLERVARTQ; this comes from the coding sequence ATGGCCACTAAAACCGCCGTTAAGAAGAAAGTTGAAGCCGTAGTCGAAAGCAAAGCTACCGTACTGACTGACGTGAAGGCCTATGCCCGCAAGGTTTGGCTGGCCGGTCTGGGCGCCTACGCAAAAGCAGGTCAGGAAGGGCTCGATTACTTCAAGGAGCTGGTCAAGGCCGGCGAAGGCGTCGAGAAAGAAGGCAAGAAACTGGTGAGCAAGCAGGTCGAGGCTGCCAACAGCCAGATCGAAACCCAGGTTGCCAGCGTCAAGTCGAGCGTCAAATCCAGCGTGTCGGAAGTGAAGGGCAAGGTCGAAGTGCAGTTCGACAAGATCGAAAAGGCCTTCGATGGCCGCGTCGCTGCCGGTCTGAATCGCCTGGGTATTCCCTCCAAGCAAGACGTTGAGGCACTCTCTGCTAAGCTGGACGAGTTGAATGCATTGCTTGAGCGTGTCGCGCGTACTCAATAA
- a CDS encoding phasin family protein — translation MAVKKPTAAKPAAKKPAAKPAAKKESGSWIGEIEKYSRQIWLAGLGAYSKVSKDGTKLFDGLVKDGEKAEKQAKTEVDKQLGAVKTSVGSTVGSAKSKVDEVKGKALGKWNELEEAFDKRLNSAISRLGVPSRNEVKSLQTKVDSLTKQIEKLTGVSVKSVKPAAKPVAKAATKPAAKPAAKPAAKPAAKPLAKAAAKPVAKPAAKPAAKPVAKAAAKPAAKPAAKPAVKKPVAAKPAAAKPAVAAAAKPAAAPVAAPAAAPAAAPVAPATPS, via the coding sequence ATGGCTGTCAAAAAACCTACCGCTGCAAAACCTGCAGCCAAGAAGCCCGCGGCTAAGCCCGCAGCGAAGAAAGAAAGTGGCTCCTGGATCGGCGAGATCGAGAAGTACTCGCGGCAGATCTGGCTGGCCGGTCTCGGCGCCTACTCCAAGGTCAGCAAGGACGGCACCAAGCTGTTCGACGGCCTGGTCAAGGATGGCGAGAAAGCCGAGAAGCAGGCCAAGACCGAAGTCGACAAGCAACTGGGCGCGGTGAAAACCTCGGTGGGCTCCACCGTCGGTTCGGCCAAGTCGAAAGTCGACGAAGTCAAAGGCAAAGCTCTGGGCAAATGGAACGAGCTGGAAGAGGCTTTCGACAAGCGTCTGAACAGCGCCATTTCCCGCCTGGGCGTGCCGAGCCGCAATGAAGTCAAATCGCTGCAGACCAAGGTCGACAGCCTGACCAAGCAGATCGAAAAACTCACCGGCGTGTCGGTGAAGTCGGTCAAGCCGGCCGCCAAGCCGGTTGCCAAGGCCGCTACCAAACCGGCCGCCAAGCCAGCAGCTAAACCGGCTGCGAAACCTGCAGCCAAGCCGCTGGCCAAGGCTGCCGCCAAGCCGGTTGCTAAACCAGCTGCCAAGCCGGCCGCCAAACCGGTTGCCAAGGCCGCGGCGAAACCTGCCGCCAAGCCTGCGGCGAAGCCGGCAGTGAAGAAACCGGTCGCCGCCAAACCGGCTGCCGCCAAGCCTGCTGTGGCTGCCGCGGCCAAGCCGGCCGCCGCTCCGGTGGCCGCTCCGGCCGCCGCACCCGCTGCTGCACCGGTGGCACCTGCTACCCCGTCCTGA
- a CDS encoding TetR/AcrR family transcriptional regulator: MKTRDRILECALQLFNEQGEPNVSTLEIATELGISPGNLYYHFHGKEPLVMTLFERFQTELAPLLDPPVEAELGVEDYWLFLHLIVERLAQYRFLFQDLSNLAGRLPKLARGIRQWLNQLKRTLAALLAHLAALDQLRSDTQALGQLVEQITLTLLFSLDYQRILGADGEVRLVVYQVMMLVAPHLSDDSRHAAEQLARRYLQA; the protein is encoded by the coding sequence ATGAAGACCCGCGACCGCATCCTCGAATGCGCCCTGCAGCTGTTCAACGAGCAGGGCGAACCCAACGTCTCCACCCTCGAAATCGCCACCGAACTGGGCATCAGCCCGGGCAACCTGTACTACCACTTCCACGGCAAGGAACCGCTGGTGATGACGCTGTTCGAGCGCTTCCAGACGGAGCTGGCGCCGCTGCTCGATCCGCCGGTCGAAGCCGAACTGGGCGTGGAGGATTACTGGCTGTTCCTGCACCTGATCGTCGAGCGCCTGGCGCAGTACCGCTTCCTGTTCCAGGATCTGTCCAACCTCGCCGGGCGCCTGCCCAAGCTGGCCCGTGGCATCCGCCAGTGGCTCAACCAACTCAAGCGCACCCTGGCCGCGCTGCTGGCACACCTGGCCGCCCTCGACCAGCTGCGCAGCGACACCCAGGCCCTCGGCCAGTTGGTCGAGCAGATCACCCTGACCCTGCTGTTCTCCCTCGACTACCAGCGCATCCTCGGCGCCGACGGCGAAGTGCGCCTGGTGGTATACCAGGTGATGATGCTGGTTGCACCGCACCTCAGCGACGACTCGCGACACGCCGCCGAGCAGCTCGCCCGTCGCTACCTGCAGGCCTAG
- the phaC gene encoding class II poly(R)-hydroxyalkanoic acid synthase, protein MREKTAPGSLPVPANYMNVQSAMVGLRGRDMASTLRGLAFQGLRQPVHSARHLFAFGKQLGRVLLGDTPHKVNPQDARFHDPSWQLNPFYRRSLQAYLAWQQQLKAWIDESDLSADDRTRAHFLFALLNDALSPSNTLLNPLAVKELFNSGGSSLIRGMRHLFDDLLNNSGMPSQVNKQAFEVGRNLAITPGSVVFRNEMFELIHYKPMSEKQYERPLLVVPPQINKFYIFDLSPDKSFIQYCLKNGLQVFMISWRNPDARHREWGLSSYVQAVEEATDLCRAISGSKEVNLLGACAGGLTIAALQGHLQAKRQLRKVGCATYLVSLLDAQVESPAMLFADEQTLESAKRRSYQSGVLDGRDMARVFAWMRPNDLVWNYWVNNYLLGKEPPAFDILYWNNDNTRLPAALHGDLLDLFKHNPLTRSGGLETCGTPIDLSKVNLDSFSVGGINDHITPWDAVYRSTLLLGGNRRFVLSNSGHIQSILNPPGNPKATYLENGKLSSDPRAWFYDAKKQEGSWWPQWLEWIQARSGEQHETVFSVGSSKYPAMEAAPGTYVHVR, encoded by the coding sequence ATGCGTGAAAAGACTGCACCGGGATCCCTGCCGGTACCCGCGAACTACATGAACGTGCAAAGCGCCATGGTCGGCCTGCGCGGTCGCGACATGGCCTCCACCCTGCGCGGCCTGGCCTTCCAGGGCCTGCGCCAGCCGGTGCACAGCGCGCGCCACCTGTTCGCCTTCGGCAAGCAGCTGGGGCGCGTCCTGCTTGGCGACACACCGCACAAGGTCAACCCGCAGGATGCCCGCTTCCACGATCCGTCCTGGCAGCTCAACCCCTTCTACCGGCGCAGCCTGCAGGCCTACCTGGCCTGGCAGCAGCAGCTCAAGGCGTGGATCGACGAGAGCGACCTGTCAGCCGACGACCGCACCCGCGCACACTTCCTGTTCGCCCTGCTCAACGACGCCCTGTCGCCCTCCAACACCCTGCTCAATCCGCTGGCGGTCAAGGAGCTGTTCAACAGCGGTGGCTCCAGCCTGATTCGCGGGATGCGCCATCTGTTCGACGACCTGCTGAACAACAGCGGCATGCCCAGCCAGGTCAACAAGCAGGCCTTCGAGGTCGGCCGCAACCTGGCCATCACTCCGGGCTCGGTGGTATTTCGCAACGAGATGTTCGAGCTGATCCACTACAAGCCGATGAGCGAAAAGCAGTACGAGCGCCCGCTGCTGGTGGTGCCACCGCAGATCAACAAGTTCTACATTTTCGACCTCAGCCCGGACAAGAGCTTCATCCAGTACTGCCTGAAGAACGGCCTGCAGGTATTCATGATCAGCTGGCGCAACCCGGATGCGCGGCATCGCGAATGGGGCCTGTCCAGCTACGTGCAGGCGGTGGAGGAAGCCACTGACCTGTGCCGCGCCATCAGCGGCAGCAAGGAGGTCAACCTGCTCGGTGCTTGCGCCGGCGGCCTGACCATCGCCGCCCTGCAAGGCCATCTGCAGGCCAAGCGCCAGCTGCGCAAGGTCGGTTGCGCCACCTACCTGGTCAGCCTGCTGGATGCCCAGGTGGAAAGCCCGGCCATGCTGTTCGCCGACGAGCAGACCCTGGAGTCGGCCAAGCGCCGCTCCTACCAGAGCGGCGTGCTGGATGGCCGCGACATGGCCCGGGTGTTCGCCTGGATGCGCCCCAACGACCTGGTGTGGAACTACTGGGTCAACAACTACCTGTTGGGCAAGGAACCACCGGCCTTCGACATCCTCTACTGGAACAACGACAACACCCGCCTGCCGGCGGCCCTGCATGGCGACCTGCTCGACCTGTTCAAGCACAACCCGCTGACCCGCAGCGGCGGCCTGGAAACCTGCGGCACACCGATCGACCTGAGCAAGGTCAACCTGGACAGCTTCAGCGTCGGCGGCATCAACGACCACATCACGCCCTGGGATGCGGTGTACCGCTCGACCCTGCTGCTCGGCGGCAACCGCCGCTTCGTGCTGTCCAACAGCGGCCACATCCAGAGCATCCTCAATCCGCCGGGCAACCCCAAGGCCACCTACCTGGAAAACGGCAAGCTCAGCAGCGATCCGCGCGCCTGGTTCTACGACGCCAAGAAGCAGGAAGGCAGCTGGTGGCCGCAGTGGCTGGAGTGGATCCAGGCGCGTTCCGGCGAACAGCACGAAACCGTGTTCAGCGTCGGTAGCAGCAAGTACCCGGCCATGGAGGCCGCTCCCGGCACCTACGTACACGTGCGCTGA
- the phaZ gene encoding poly(3-hydroxyalkanoate) depolymerase, whose product MPQPFAFRTIELDGQTIRTAVRPGNSTLTPLLIFNGIGANLELVMPFVQALDPELEVIAFDVPGVGGSSTPSTPYRFPGLAKLAARMLDYLDYGQVNAIGVSWGGALAQQFAHDYPERCKKLVLAATSAGAVMVPGKPKVLWRMASPRRYIQPSYGVHIAPDIYGGAFRRDPKLALAHASKVRSGGKMGYYWQLFAGLGWTSIHWLHRIKQPTLVLAGDDDPLIPLVNMRLLAWRIPNSEFHIIDDGHLFLVTRAEAVAPIIMKFLEEERHRAVMHPQPVPIRGH is encoded by the coding sequence ATGCCGCAACCTTTTGCATTCCGCACCATCGAACTGGACGGCCAGACCATCCGTACGGCGGTTCGTCCCGGCAACAGCACACTCACACCGCTGCTGATCTTCAACGGCATCGGCGCCAACCTCGAACTGGTAATGCCCTTCGTCCAGGCCCTCGACCCGGAACTGGAGGTGATCGCCTTCGACGTGCCCGGCGTCGGCGGCTCCTCCACGCCGAGCACGCCGTACCGCTTCCCCGGCCTGGCCAAGCTGGCTGCACGCATGCTCGACTACCTGGACTACGGCCAGGTCAATGCCATCGGCGTGTCCTGGGGCGGCGCCCTGGCCCAGCAGTTCGCCCACGATTACCCGGAACGCTGCAAGAAGCTGGTGCTGGCCGCCACCTCGGCCGGCGCGGTGATGGTACCGGGCAAGCCCAAGGTGCTCTGGCGCATGGCCAGCCCGCGCCGCTATATCCAGCCATCCTACGGCGTGCATATCGCTCCGGACATCTACGGCGGCGCCTTCCGCCGTGACCCCAAGCTGGCCCTGGCACATGCCAGCAAGGTGCGTTCCGGCGGCAAGATGGGCTACTACTGGCAGCTGTTCGCCGGCCTCGGCTGGACCAGCATCCACTGGCTGCATCGGATCAAGCAGCCTACGCTGGTACTGGCCGGTGACGACGACCCACTGATTCCACTGGTCAACATGCGCCTGCTGGCCTGGCGCATCCCCAACTCGGAATTCCACATCATCGATGACGGCCACCTGTTCCTCGTGACGCGCGCCGAAGCCGTGGCGCCGATCATCATGAAGTTCCTCGAGGAAGAGCGGCATCGCGCGGTAATGCACCCGCAACCCGTGCCCATTCGCGGTCACTGA
- the phaC gene encoding class II poly(R)-hydroxyalkanoic acid synthase, which produces MSQKNNEDLHRQASENTLGLNPVIGIRGKDLLTSARMVMLQAIKQPFHSAKHVSHFAFELKNVLLGQSELLPEEGDRRFADPAWSQNPLYRRYLQTYLAWRKELHDWIEDSKLSEQDTSRGHFVINLMTEAMAPTNTMANPAAVKRFFETGGKSLLDGLAHLAKDIVHNGGMPSQVNMDAFEVGKNLAITDGAVVFRNDLLELIQYKPITEQVQERPLLVVPPQINKFYVFDLSPEKSVARFLLRNGVQTFVVSWRNPTKAQREWGLSTYIEALKEAIDVVLSITGSKDVNMLGACSGGLTTASLVGHYAALGEQKVHALTLLVSVLDTKLDTQVALFADEKTLEAAKRRSYQSGVLEGSDMAKVFAWMRPNDLIWNYWVNNYLLGNEPPVFDILYWNNDTTRLPAALHGEFIEMFKTNPLTRAGALEVCGTPIDLKQVTCDLFCVAGTTDHITPWDSCYKSAHLFGGKCEFVLSNSGHIQSILNPPGNPKARYMTNTEMPHDPRAWQASATKHADSWWLHWQTWLAERSGKLKKAPTTLGNKNYQAGEASPGTYVHER; this is translated from the coding sequence ATGAGTCAAAAGAACAACGAAGACCTGCACCGCCAAGCTTCGGAAAACACCCTGGGCCTGAACCCGGTGATCGGTATACGCGGTAAAGACCTGCTTACCTCTGCCCGCATGGTGATGCTGCAAGCCATCAAGCAACCCTTTCACAGCGCCAAGCACGTCAGCCACTTCGCCTTCGAACTGAAGAACGTGCTGCTCGGCCAATCCGAACTGCTGCCGGAAGAAGGCGACCGCCGCTTCGCCGACCCGGCCTGGAGTCAAAACCCGCTGTACCGCCGCTATCTGCAGACCTACCTGGCCTGGCGCAAGGAACTGCACGACTGGATCGAGGACAGCAAGCTCTCCGAGCAGGACACCAGCCGCGGCCATTTCGTCATCAACCTGATGACCGAAGCCATGGCGCCGACCAACACCATGGCCAACCCGGCGGCGGTCAAACGCTTCTTCGAAACCGGCGGCAAAAGCCTGCTCGACGGTCTCGCCCATCTGGCCAAGGACATCGTGCACAACGGCGGCATGCCCAGTCAGGTCAACATGGACGCCTTCGAGGTCGGCAAGAACCTGGCCATCACCGATGGCGCCGTGGTGTTCCGCAACGACCTGCTGGAGCTGATCCAGTACAAGCCGATCACCGAGCAGGTGCAGGAGCGCCCGCTGCTGGTGGTACCGCCGCAGATCAACAAGTTCTATGTGTTCGACCTGTCGCCGGAGAAGAGCGTGGCGCGCTTCCTCCTGCGCAATGGCGTGCAGACCTTCGTGGTCAGCTGGCGCAACCCGACCAAGGCCCAGCGCGAGTGGGGCCTGTCGACCTACATCGAGGCGCTCAAGGAAGCCATCGACGTGGTTCTGTCGATCACCGGCAGCAAGGACGTCAACATGCTCGGCGCCTGCTCCGGCGGCCTGACCACCGCCTCCCTGGTCGGCCACTATGCCGCCCTCGGCGAGCAGAAGGTGCATGCCCTGACCCTGCTGGTCAGCGTGCTCGACACCAAGCTCGACACCCAGGTCGCCCTGTTCGCCGACGAGAAGACCCTGGAAGCCGCCAAGCGCCGCTCCTATCAGTCCGGCGTGCTGGAAGGCAGCGACATGGCCAAAGTCTTCGCCTGGATGCGCCCCAACGACCTGATCTGGAACTACTGGGTCAACAACTACCTGCTCGGCAACGAGCCGCCGGTGTTCGACATCCTCTACTGGAACAACGACACCACCCGCCTGCCGGCCGCCCTGCATGGCGAGTTCATCGAGATGTTCAAGACCAACCCGCTGACCCGCGCCGGCGCACTGGAAGTCTGCGGCACGCCGATCGACCTCAAGCAGGTCACCTGCGACCTCTTCTGCGTGGCCGGCACCACCGACCACATCACGCCGTGGGACTCCTGCTACAAGTCGGCCCACCTGTTCGGTGGCAAGTGCGAGTTCGTGCTGTCCAACAGCGGGCATATCCAGAGCATTCTCAACCCGCCGGGCAACCCCAAGGCGCGCTACATGACCAACACCGAGATGCCGCATGACCCTCGCGCCTGGCAGGCCAGCGCGACCAAGCATGCCGACTCCTGGTGGCTGCACTGGCAGACCTGGCTGGCCGAGCGTTCGGGCAAGCTGAAGAAGGCGCCGACCACCCTCGGCAACAAGAACTACCAGGCCGGCGAAGCCTCGCCCGGCACCTATGTGCACGAGCGCTGA
- a CDS encoding gamma-butyrobetaine hydroxylase-like domain-containing protein, producing the protein MRMPTAIKLHKASKTLELRYGEQSYNLSAEFLRVHSPSAEVQGHGKPILQTGKLGVGLSSLEPAGNYALKLCFDDGHDSGLFTWDYLYQLAIRHDELWQDYLGELAAAGKSRDPNESVVRLLL; encoded by the coding sequence ATGCGCATGCCCACCGCGATCAAACTGCACAAGGCCTCCAAGACCCTGGAGCTGCGCTATGGCGAGCAGAGCTACAACCTCAGCGCCGAGTTCCTGCGCGTGCATTCGCCCTCGGCGGAAGTCCAGGGCCACGGCAAACCCATACTGCAAACCGGCAAGCTCGGCGTCGGCCTGAGCAGCCTGGAGCCGGCCGGCAACTACGCACTGAAACTGTGCTTCGACGACGGCCATGACAGCGGATTGTTCACCTGGGACTATCTCTATCAGCTCGCCATCCGCCACGACGAGTTGTGGCAGGACTACCTCGGCGAACTGGCCGCCGCCGGCAAATCCCGCGACCCGAACGAATCGGTCGTGCGCCTGCTGCTCTAG